Proteins found in one Rhodobacteraceae bacterium D3-12 genomic segment:
- a CDS encoding LysR family transcriptional regulator, giving the protein MDIRQLRYFIEIAEAGSLSAAAQRLNIAQPSLSQHLANMETELEVPLVVRSPRGSTLTAEGELLLGHAVEICGALSRCVSEMREVSQQITGKVHFGMPPSVSMVMSVPLAETVRLELPQVRLRASEAMSGFIKTWIEDETVEIGFLYDLSGVGHFQTTHVMNEQLCFFSAPDAWPLQTPPGTPVSLKALEGLEMILPGEPHGLRRIIESAVAQSGVELNVVTELDAMTQIKELVARGSGFSIFAPAACHDFVAEGKLLKAPIVDPTISRPVYLVKNPARTQTRACKAIEQVTLNVASEMVARGIWEGDLVWTQGE; this is encoded by the coding sequence ATGGACATTCGTCAGTTGCGCTACTTCATTGAAATCGCGGAGGCGGGGTCACTGTCGGCGGCGGCCCAACGGCTTAACATTGCGCAGCCCTCGCTTTCCCAGCACCTTGCCAATATGGAAACGGAGCTAGAAGTTCCGCTTGTCGTGCGGTCTCCGCGCGGCTCAACGCTGACCGCCGAGGGCGAGTTGCTGCTTGGTCATGCAGTGGAGATTTGCGGCGCGCTAAGCCGATGTGTGAGCGAAATGCGTGAAGTGAGCCAGCAGATCACCGGAAAGGTGCATTTCGGGATGCCGCCTTCGGTCTCTATGGTCATGTCAGTGCCGCTTGCAGAAACGGTCCGGCTTGAGCTTCCTCAAGTCAGGCTGCGGGCAAGTGAAGCGATGAGTGGCTTTATCAAAACATGGATCGAAGATGAAACGGTTGAGATTGGGTTTCTTTATGATCTGAGCGGGGTTGGCCATTTTCAAACCACCCATGTCATGAATGAGCAGCTGTGCTTTTTTTCGGCCCCTGATGCCTGGCCATTGCAGACACCGCCGGGCACGCCGGTGTCGTTAAAGGCGCTGGAAGGTTTAGAGATGATCCTGCCGGGGGAACCACACGGGCTTCGCAGGATTATCGAATCGGCGGTGGCCCAAAGCGGCGTGGAATTGAATGTGGTTACCGAGCTTGATGCGATGACGCAGATAAAGGAGCTGGTCGCGCGCGGGTCGGGCTTTTCCATTTTTGCGCCCGCCGCTTGCCATGATTTTGTGGCCGAGGGGAAGTTGTTGAAAGCGCCGATTGTTGACCCCACAATTTCGCGGCCCGTTTACCTTGTGAAGAACCCGGCGCGGACGCAGACACGCGCTTGCAAGGCGAT
- a CDS encoding aldehyde dehydrogenase, with protein sequence MGFERPSEIRSFDCYIDGQWVQALSGETLESDDPYTGKTWARIPRCGVEDVNRAVAAANRALDQGAWAEMHPSERGRLLVRLSEILERDADHLAQIEVLDNGKLIAEMRGQTGYIPAWYRYFGGLADKVEGAVLPIDKPDMFTYTTHVPVGVVAAITPWNSPLLLTAWKLAPALAAGCTVVLKPSEFTSASTLEFCRAVEEAGFPPGVVNAITGYGAEVGVPLTEHRDVHKIAFTGGDGTGRHIARAAMGTFKRMTLELGGKSAQLIFPDVDMEAAARGVVSGIFAASGQTCIAGSRVIVHEDVHDAFMEAFLDLARPARLGDPMDPNTQVGPVTTAPQFERILSCIKAATDEGATCVMGGGASTRPEAGQGRFIEPTVFTNVTNDMQIAQQEVFGPVLSVIKFTDEEEAFHIANDTEFGLAAGVWTQDQGRMFRAARRLRAGNIWTNCYRAVSYMAPFGGFGSSGIGRESGQDAIHDYLETKSVWMDYGPGPANPFVLR encoded by the coding sequence ATGGGCTTTGAACGACCAAGCGAAATCCGCAGCTTTGATTGCTACATTGACGGTCAGTGGGTGCAGGCTTTGAGCGGTGAAACGCTTGAAAGCGACGATCCGTACACTGGCAAAACATGGGCGCGCATTCCACGTTGTGGCGTCGAGGATGTGAACCGCGCAGTGGCCGCCGCGAACCGCGCTTTAGACCAAGGCGCGTGGGCGGAGATGCATCCAAGCGAGCGGGGGCGCTTGCTGGTGCGGCTCTCTGAAATTCTTGAGCGTGATGCGGATCACCTTGCCCAGATTGAGGTTTTGGACAACGGTAAGCTGATTGCTGAGATGCGTGGTCAGACAGGGTATATCCCTGCTTGGTATCGGTATTTTGGCGGTCTTGCCGACAAGGTGGAGGGCGCCGTTCTACCGATCGATAAGCCGGATATGTTCACCTATACGACGCATGTTCCTGTTGGCGTTGTCGCGGCGATCACGCCTTGGAACTCGCCATTACTGCTTACCGCATGGAAGTTGGCGCCGGCGTTGGCTGCCGGGTGCACTGTGGTGTTGAAACCGTCCGAGTTCACCTCGGCGTCGACACTTGAGTTTTGTCGCGCGGTAGAAGAGGCAGGGTTCCCGCCGGGCGTAGTCAACGCGATCACCGGGTATGGTGCAGAGGTTGGCGTGCCGCTGACCGAGCATCGCGACGTGCATAAAATTGCCTTTACGGGCGGCGATGGCACCGGGCGCCATATTGCACGGGCGGCGATGGGCACATTCAAACGGATGACGCTTGAGCTTGGCGGGAAGTCGGCGCAGCTGATCTTTCCTGACGTGGACATGGAAGCGGCGGCGCGCGGCGTGGTTTCGGGCATCTTTGCCGCCTCTGGTCAGACATGCATCGCCGGGAGCCGGGTTATCGTCCACGAGGATGTGCATGACGCGTTTATGGAAGCGTTCCTTGATCTTGCACGGCCGGCGCGGTTGGGGGATCCGATGGATCCGAACACCCAAGTCGGGCCGGTGACGACCGCACCGCAGTTCGAGCGCATTCTGTCGTGTATTAAGGCCGCAACCGATGAAGGCGCGACTTGCGTGATGGGCGGAGGCGCGTCGACGCGACCCGAAGCAGGGCAGGGGCGGTTCATCGAACCCACCGTGTTCACCAATGTCACCAATGACATGCAAATCGCCCAGCAAGAGGTCTTTGGTCCTGTGCTTTCGGTCATCAAGTTTACAGACGAGGAAGAGGCTTTTCATATCGCGAATGACACGGAATTTGGCCTCGCCGCAGGCGTCTGGACCCAGGATCAGGGCCGGATGTTTCGCGCTGCGCGACGGCTTCGGGCGGGCAATATCTGGACCAATTGTTACCGGGCGGTTTCCTATATGGCGCCGTTTGGCGGGTTTGGATCATCCGGGATCGGGCGCGAAAGCGGTCAAGATGCGATTCACGACTATCTTGAGACGAAATCGGTCTGGATGGACTATGGCCCCGGCCCGGCCAACCCTTTCGTATTAAGGTGA
- a CDS encoding zinc-dependent alcohol dehydrogenase family protein, producing the protein MKIKAAVLEEIGREGPYAETRPITVCEVDLEGPRDGEVLVEIAAAGLCHSDLSVVNGDRPRQVPMVMGHESAGIVRAVGPDVERFEPGDHVVSVFVPSCGHCGPCRNGRPALCEPGAAANGRGELIGGGTRLKRDGEVLHHMTGVSCFASYAVVSQNSLVRIDPKLPLEIAALMGCAVLTGAGAVFNTGDVKPGGSTVVVGLGGVGLSAVMAARAAGSQTIVAVDILDDKLTLAKELGATHAINSSQESALEELREVTQGGADCAMDFTGNVHALRFAYDGTRRGGTTVTAGLPNPAAVLELPALSLTGEERTLKGSYLGSGVPSRDIPRFMGLHEQGRLPVDRLMSEKIQLEEINEGFDRLHAGKSIRQVITFR; encoded by the coding sequence ATGAAAATCAAAGCGGCAGTATTGGAAGAAATTGGCCGGGAAGGCCCCTATGCGGAGACGCGACCGATCACGGTGTGTGAGGTTGATCTCGAAGGTCCAAGAGACGGCGAAGTTCTGGTTGAAATTGCGGCGGCGGGGCTTTGTCATTCGGACCTTTCTGTGGTGAATGGCGACCGTCCTCGGCAGGTTCCCATGGTAATGGGACACGAAAGCGCGGGTATCGTGCGCGCGGTTGGCCCGGATGTGGAGCGTTTCGAGCCCGGCGATCATGTTGTCAGTGTTTTTGTCCCGTCTTGCGGTCATTGCGGGCCGTGTCGCAATGGTCGCCCGGCGCTGTGCGAACCGGGGGCCGCAGCGAACGGGCGCGGAGAATTGATTGGGGGCGGAACGCGGCTCAAGAGGGACGGTGAGGTGCTTCATCACATGACCGGTGTGTCCTGTTTTGCAAGTTACGCGGTGGTTTCGCAGAACTCACTGGTGCGGATTGATCCCAAGTTGCCGCTGGAGATTGCGGCATTGATGGGCTGTGCGGTGCTGACAGGTGCGGGCGCTGTGTTCAACACGGGCGATGTCAAACCCGGAGGCTCGACCGTTGTGGTTGGGCTTGGCGGTGTTGGGCTTTCTGCGGTGATGGCGGCGCGGGCTGCCGGGTCGCAAACCATCGTTGCGGTTGATATTCTCGACGACAAGCTCACGCTAGCCAAAGAGCTGGGTGCGACCCACGCGATCAATAGCTCGCAAGAGTCCGCTTTAGAAGAGCTTCGGGAGGTGACACAGGGCGGCGCCGATTGTGCGATGGATTTCACCGGTAATGTTCATGCCCTGAGGTTTGCGTATGACGGGACGCGGCGTGGCGGCACCACGGTTACGGCAGGACTGCCAAACCCGGCGGCTGTCCTTGAGCTTCCGGCACTTAGCCTGACTGGTGAGGAGCGGACGCTGAAGGGCAGCTATCTTGGCTCGGGCGTTCCAAGCCGGGATATCCCGCGTTTCATGGGGCTTCACGAGCAGGGGCGACTGCCCGTTGATCGGTTGATGAGCGAGAAAATCCAGCTGGAAGAAATTAACGAAGGCTTTGATCGGCTCCATGCTGGCAAGTCTATTCGGCAGGTCATCACCTTTAGGTGA
- a CDS encoding sugar ABC transporter ATP-binding protein: protein MTVPVVELTDVTKEFHGNPAISKVTFSLAPGEIHSLLGENGAGKSTLTKMIAGVHVPTSGSVRYQGKDVNFTSPQEALEAGIAMVFQETSLVPSLTVAQNLVLGNEKKLNRLRGLYISAQQFLQSLSFDVDPTALVSTLGAAKKQMVEIARAVRHEAKVIIFDEPTATLTPEEKYHFFGLIKRLKAQGVSIIFISHALEEALQISDRITILRDGRHVITDSVSQFDRDSIVGHMVGRQLSSTIHAEGKGTRKARPAGKRVLSAQNLSMGQIVRNTSFSVFSGQVTGVFGLIGSGRTETFKIISGVVKRDFFHGGEVRHEGKNVRYRVPRPAIRDGIVYVTEDRKLEGFFETKSIAQNIYSGLVGAELQKSSIVSYSEMKELAKHWTGRLNIKSIETDAKVIELSGGNQQKVVLAKALAQKPKLIILDEPTRGVDVGAIAEIHDVINDLADAGLPVVMISSYLPEILSLSDRVLVARLGRIVEEFSIEEASEEEIMYAAVH, encoded by the coding sequence ATGACTGTCCCTGTTGTAGAACTTACAGATGTCACAAAGGAATTCCACGGGAACCCTGCAATTTCCAAGGTGACTTTCTCGCTTGCTCCGGGAGAAATCCATTCGCTCTTGGGCGAAAACGGCGCCGGCAAATCAACGCTGACCAAAATGATCGCAGGCGTGCATGTGCCGACATCCGGCAGCGTGCGTTATCAGGGCAAAGACGTGAATTTCACCTCGCCGCAAGAGGCGCTGGAAGCTGGTATTGCGATGGTGTTTCAAGAAACGTCTTTGGTGCCGTCTTTGACGGTGGCGCAGAACCTTGTGCTGGGGAACGAGAAGAAGCTTAACCGGCTTCGTGGTCTTTACATTTCAGCGCAGCAATTCCTGCAATCGCTGAGTTTCGATGTCGATCCGACCGCGTTGGTTTCGACACTTGGTGCGGCCAAGAAACAGATGGTCGAGATCGCCCGCGCGGTGCGGCATGAGGCAAAAGTTATCATTTTTGATGAGCCAACCGCGACGCTGACGCCTGAAGAGAAATACCACTTTTTCGGTCTGATAAAGCGGCTCAAGGCGCAGGGGGTGTCGATCATTTTCATTTCTCACGCTCTGGAAGAGGCGCTTCAGATTTCGGACCGGATTACTATTTTGCGGGACGGGCGGCATGTCATCACCGACAGTGTGTCACAGTTTGATCGTGACAGCATCGTCGGCCATATGGTTGGGCGGCAGTTGTCCTCGACGATCCATGCGGAAGGCAAAGGCACGCGCAAGGCGCGTCCCGCCGGGAAACGGGTATTGTCGGCGCAAAACCTTTCGATGGGCCAGATTGTGAGAAACACTTCTTTTTCTGTGTTCTCAGGCCAGGTTACGGGTGTTTTCGGGTTGATCGGTTCCGGGCGGACCGAGACGTTCAAGATCATCTCGGGCGTGGTAAAGCGTGACTTTTTCCATGGGGGCGAGGTGCGCCACGAAGGCAAGAATGTGCGCTATCGTGTGCCGCGCCCGGCAATTCGGGATGGCATTGTCTATGTGACCGAAGATCGAAAGCTTGAAGGGTTTTTTGAAACGAAATCCATCGCGCAAAACATCTATTCCGGCCTTGTCGGGGCCGAACTGCAGAAGTCGTCGATTGTCAGCTACAGCGAGATGAAGGAACTGGCCAAACACTGGACCGGGCGGCTGAACATCAAATCCATCGAGACCGATGCGAAGGTGATCGAGCTTTCTGGTGGCAACCAGCAAAAGGTGGTTTTGGCCAAGGCATTGGCGCAGAAACCGAAGCTTATCATTCTGGACGAGCCGACGCGGGGTGTGGATGTCGGGGCGATTGCCGAGATCCACGATGTCATCAATGACTTGGCGGATGCGGGTCTTCCGGTGGTGATGATCTCATCTTATTTGCCTGAAATTCTGAGCTTGTCTGACAGGGTTCTGGTCGCGCGATTGGGACGCATAGTTGAAGAGTTCTCGATCGAAGAGGCGTCAGAAGAAGAGATCATGTACGCGGCCGTTCACTGA
- a CDS encoding SMP-30/gluconolactonase/LRE family protein encodes MKSAQKARYRWFPDHAIGEMLSKNWIDNAIPFVIMLAVIAVMGSLLSNFFTGSNISILARQYGELALVVLGMTIVILVGGIDLSVGSNFALGNFMMLYFLNVLDLPVGLAALLVVLICGTVGLVNGVLVGYLRLRAFLTTLVTLIIVRAIVDLLLLAYAQQMSMSFYSSPLWDAMGLGGVWIFPFSFVVVAIVAIVAHIAFSRSGPGWRLLAIGGSRRSAYNMGLPVRRIVCSAYVMSGMLVGMAGVLYAARLSGAGSDTGIGLEVSALTAAILGGNSLGGGRGSVAKALMGAVTVLVLTNGVLRLGLNSGSGPMVLGLALLFAVFVDVRWMKNRHKLLSKVYVSPTLVEMPEPRSTEDGALALNDRLSAVEVIAEGEVESPEDVILDDDDFLYSGNRHGDIIRYFPPDYTKHEVYAHIGGSPLGMAFDRDQNLLVCVGGMGLYKVCKSDRSVEKVTDETNRSLFSIVDDSRLRLADDLDIAPDGKIYFSEATVRYEMHDWPVDALESRGNGRIICHDPETGQTRTVIKNLVFPNGVCASHDGKSILFAESWGCRINRYWLEGPKKGTKEIVVDRLPGYPDNINRASDGSYWVALMGMRTPALDLALSKPGFRKRMARRIAADQWLYPNLNIGCVARFDDAGTIHESLWDRKAVNHPMITSMREHKGWLYLGGITNNRVGRIKLPERDQSWTGYQSYWGAKT; translated from the coding sequence ATGAAATCTGCTCAGAAAGCGCGCTATCGCTGGTTTCCTGACCACGCTATTGGCGAGATGCTTTCGAAAAACTGGATTGATAACGCAATTCCATTTGTCATCATGCTGGCAGTGATTGCCGTCATGGGGTCGCTGCTCTCGAATTTCTTTACCGGAAGCAACATTTCAATTTTGGCGCGCCAATATGGCGAACTCGCGCTTGTTGTTCTGGGCATGACGATTGTTATTCTCGTCGGCGGCATTGACCTCTCTGTTGGGTCGAATTTTGCCTTGGGCAACTTCATGATGCTCTATTTCTTGAACGTCTTGGATTTGCCTGTCGGGCTTGCTGCGCTCTTGGTTGTTCTGATTTGCGGCACTGTTGGATTGGTGAATGGGGTGCTTGTTGGCTATCTGCGGCTGCGGGCCTTTTTGACCACTCTGGTGACGCTGATTATCGTGCGCGCCATCGTCGATCTGTTGCTGCTTGCCTATGCACAACAGATGTCGATGAGTTTCTACTCTTCGCCGCTTTGGGATGCGATGGGCCTTGGCGGTGTATGGATTTTTCCGTTTAGCTTTGTCGTGGTCGCGATTGTCGCCATCGTCGCTCATATCGCGTTTTCACGCTCTGGCCCGGGGTGGCGACTACTGGCGATTGGAGGCTCAAGACGCTCGGCCTACAACATGGGTCTGCCGGTCCGGCGGATCGTATGTTCGGCCTATGTGATGTCGGGGATGCTTGTCGGAATGGCGGGTGTGCTCTATGCCGCGCGGCTTTCTGGGGCGGGGTCGGATACGGGTATCGGGCTTGAGGTTTCTGCGTTGACTGCGGCGATCCTCGGGGGCAACTCGCTTGGGGGAGGCCGTGGCTCGGTGGCTAAGGCGCTGATGGGCGCGGTGACTGTGCTGGTCCTCACGAACGGGGTGTTGCGACTGGGGCTTAACTCAGGCTCGGGGCCGATGGTTCTGGGTCTTGCGCTTCTGTTTGCTGTCTTTGTCGATGTGCGTTGGATGAAGAACCGGCACAAGCTTTTGTCCAAGGTCTATGTCTCGCCGACGCTTGTTGAAATGCCGGAGCCACGTTCCACCGAAGATGGCGCTCTTGCGCTGAACGACCGGTTGAGCGCCGTCGAAGTGATTGCGGAAGGCGAGGTTGAAAGCCCTGAGGATGTCATTCTTGACGATGATGACTTTCTTTATTCTGGCAATCGTCATGGGGATATCATCCGGTATTTCCCGCCGGATTATACCAAGCACGAGGTTTACGCGCATATCGGCGGGTCGCCTTTGGGGATGGCGTTTGATCGTGACCAGAACCTTCTTGTCTGTGTCGGAGGCATGGGGCTTTACAAGGTTTGCAAATCGGACCGCAGCGTCGAGAAGGTCACCGATGAAACCAATCGGTCGCTGTTTTCTATCGTCGACGACAGCCGCCTGCGGCTTGCCGATGATCTTGATATTGCGCCCGACGGCAAGATTTATTTCTCTGAGGCGACTGTGCGTTACGAGATGCACGACTGGCCTGTGGATGCTTTGGAGAGCCGGGGAAATGGGCGGATCATTTGCCACGACCCTGAAACCGGACAGACGCGCACAGTAATCAAGAACTTGGTATTTCCGAATGGTGTCTGCGCAAGCCATGACGGAAAGTCCATTTTGTTTGCCGAAAGCTGGGGGTGTCGTATCAACCGCTATTGGCTTGAAGGCCCCAAGAAGGGCACCAAGGAAATCGTTGTTGATCGTCTTCCGGGGTATCCTGACAATATCAACCGCGCGTCTGATGGATCCTATTGGGTTGCGTTGATGGGGATGCGCACGCCAGCGCTTGACCTTGCGTTGTCCAAGCCGGGTTTCCGCAAGCGGATGGCGCGGAGGATTGCAGCGGATCAGTGGCTTTATCCCAACCTCAATATCGGCTGTGTTGCCCGTTTCGATGACGCTGGCACGATCCATGAAAGCCTTTGGGACCGCAAAGCCGTCAATCACCCGATGATCACCTCGATGCGCGAACACAAGGGCTGGCTCTATCTGGGCGGTATTACCAACAACCGCGTAGGGCGGATCAAGCTTCCTGAGCGGGATCAAAGCTGGACCGGGTATCAAAGCTATTGGGGGGCGAAAACATGA
- a CDS encoding sugar ABC transporter substrate-binding protein — protein sequence MKLSNCIKAVALAALGSVAALPAAAQDPSDPFRGPALSTLEGKWVAYLPISAGFDLAQAWGGVVKEEAEKYGMRFTIQDPNWVTDAMSQGMTSLIAEGPDVIVTQNPDTQSLARLLMQANRKGITVIQMNMQGAVQTDAYVGPDYVGLGRQIANLAIEKCGAGTDTSHKISIVQGVLTGGVSYFQVQGIMEVLKDRDDIQIVSSQAADWDASKARAITETVLQQHPDLCAILDMWDGQAIGTGAAVKQAGLADSVSVITSGGGAKSTCDLIRDDTFDVVYNYDAPGMGRDAWTAIMISLQNGGGGKTKTQIFSPAWPMTKENVDKASCWDPEIYAKRLR from the coding sequence ATGAAACTTTCAAATTGCATCAAGGCAGTTGCTTTGGCCGCTCTCGGCAGCGTGGCGGCACTGCCCGCGGCTGCGCAAGACCCAAGTGACCCGTTCCGCGGGCCCGCGCTGAGCACTCTCGAAGGAAAATGGGTGGCTTACTTGCCGATTTCGGCGGGGTTTGACCTTGCTCAGGCCTGGGGTGGAGTGGTCAAAGAAGAAGCCGAAAAATACGGCATGCGCTTTACGATCCAGGATCCGAACTGGGTCACCGATGCGATGAGCCAAGGGATGACCAGCCTGATCGCGGAAGGGCCGGATGTTATCGTGACGCAAAACCCTGACACCCAATCTCTGGCCCGGTTGCTGATGCAGGCGAACCGGAAGGGGATCACAGTTATCCAGATGAACATGCAGGGTGCTGTGCAAACCGATGCCTACGTTGGTCCCGATTATGTTGGCCTTGGCCGCCAGATCGCGAACCTAGCGATTGAGAAATGCGGTGCGGGCACCGATACGTCCCACAAGATTTCGATCGTGCAAGGCGTTCTGACCGGCGGTGTGAGCTATTTTCAGGTGCAAGGCATCATGGAGGTTCTGAAAGACCGCGACGACATTCAGATCGTGTCGAGCCAAGCCGCGGACTGGGACGCGTCCAAGGCACGGGCGATAACGGAAACGGTGCTTCAACAACATCCGGACCTTTGCGCCATTTTGGACATGTGGGATGGGCAGGCCATCGGCACTGGCGCAGCTGTAAAGCAAGCTGGATTGGCCGATAGCGTGAGCGTTATCACCTCAGGGGGTGGCGCAAAATCGACCTGTGACCTGATCCGCGATGACACATTTGACGTGGTCTATAACTATGACGCACCCGGTATGGGCCGCGACGCATGGACGGCGATCATGATCTCGCTTCAAAACGGTGGCGGCGGCAAGACCAAGACGCAGATTTTCTCGCCTGCTTGGCCAATGACGAAAGAAAACGTCGACAAAGCCTCGTGCTGGGATCCTGAGATTTACGCTAAACGCTTGCGCTAA
- a CDS encoding ABC transporter permease, whose protein sequence is MKPLGWRAALTQERIVFFITLALFAVFAVTLNGFLAGNNLLALLRSVAVLGILGFGMLVVVLGRGIDLSMIATMAISVAWTIQLVATGTELGLALAIGFGFALAMSFITGVLVAYAEIPAIFATLAMASFIYGFGRANLITGTDVVYLPASFGWATHIGQGRLWGIPIPVLLAALFALLVWAFLKFSKHGFNTYNIGDNIMAARVTGIAVRPTIVLQYMLSGSAAFVAGLITATAVQSMNTRIANSNMIYDVILIVVLGGVSLSGGRGTVRNVIVGTLLIGVLVNGMTIMDIQYTIQNVIKSVILLMAIIADSVLNPRDEQTGQQGDI, encoded by the coding sequence ATGAAACCTTTGGGCTGGCGCGCTGCGCTGACACAGGAACGAATTGTTTTCTTTATTACGCTCGCGTTGTTCGCTGTTTTTGCGGTCACGTTGAACGGCTTTCTGGCGGGGAATAACCTTCTTGCCCTTTTGCGCAGCGTTGCGGTTCTGGGGATACTCGGCTTCGGGATGTTGGTTGTTGTGCTCGGTCGTGGGATCGATCTTTCGATGATCGCCACCATGGCAATTTCGGTTGCTTGGACGATCCAGTTGGTGGCCACGGGCACCGAGCTTGGTCTGGCGCTTGCCATAGGCTTTGGCTTTGCGCTTGCGATGAGCTTTATCACGGGTGTTCTTGTTGCTTATGCCGAGATCCCAGCCATTTTTGCGACGCTGGCAATGGCGAGCTTTATCTATGGTTTCGGACGCGCGAACCTGATTACCGGGACGGATGTTGTCTATTTGCCGGCCAGCTTTGGTTGGGCGACGCATATCGGTCAGGGCCGACTCTGGGGCATCCCAATTCCGGTTCTGCTTGCTGCGCTATTCGCGTTGCTTGTGTGGGCGTTCCTGAAATTTTCAAAGCACGGGTTCAACACGTATAACATCGGCGACAACATCATGGCGGCGCGTGTGACCGGGATCGCAGTGCGCCCGACGATTGTTCTACAATATATGCTGTCGGGGTCAGCCGCGTTTGTGGCCGGGCTTATTACCGCCACGGCGGTGCAGTCGATGAACACCCGGATCGCCAATTCCAACATGATTTATGACGTGATCCTGATTGTCGTGTTGGGAGGGGTTAGCCTTTCAGGCGGACGCGGCACGGTGCGCAATGTGATTGTCGGCACTCTTTTGATCGGTGTGTTGGTGAACGGCATGACCATTATGGACATCCAATACACGATCCAGAATGTCATTAAGTCAGTGATTTTGCTGATGGCGATCATTGCCGACAGCGTTCTGAATCCGCGCGACGAACAGACCGGACAGCAAGGCGATATCTGA
- a CDS encoding alpha/beta fold hydrolase, translated as MLNLNRFAPVLATTLMLFSVSQPAEADSTFEVLRSYYELDANLPLALEKQSDVLSDGKRVVDLTFKGFDNEMISGRMEYLTVEGGGGKRPVVILLHGITQSLDQWWRTDDGPYSFPAAHREALVKNGFAVLAIDLRNHGARLQSHDFANPYAYLEQSYFEAARKMISQSVLDVRRTIDVAQTFEEIDAERIAIAGFSLGAWTGFLAASVDERVDASVIIGMPFLLPAKGQSTHFISQFEYVVGLQGKPMLLIAGSKDHFYTKDVVDMLEQKLSPSGAVKWLESGHDFPRSTAALTLEFLNGAY; from the coding sequence ATGTTAAACCTCAATAGGTTTGCCCCGGTTCTTGCTACCACCCTGATGCTGTTCTCTGTTAGTCAGCCCGCCGAAGCGGACAGCACTTTTGAAGTGCTGCGATCCTACTACGAATTGGATGCCAATCTGCCTTTGGCGCTTGAGAAACAGTCGGATGTTTTGTCCGATGGCAAAAGGGTTGTCGACCTTACGTTTAAGGGTTTTGACAACGAAATGATCTCTGGTCGCATGGAATACCTGACCGTGGAGGGCGGCGGCGGAAAACGCCCTGTGGTCATTCTTCTTCACGGTATCACCCAATCCCTTGACCAGTGGTGGCGCACAGATGATGGGCCATATTCATTCCCTGCGGCGCATCGTGAAGCGCTTGTTAAGAATGGGTTTGCCGTTTTGGCCATTGATCTGCGCAACCATGGTGCGCGTTTGCAATCGCATGATTTTGCCAATCCCTATGCCTACCTTGAGCAGAGCTATTTTGAAGCGGCGCGTAAGATGATTTCGCAATCCGTTCTCGATGTAAGACGCACAATTGATGTTGCTCAGACATTTGAGGAAATCGACGCGGAGCGCATCGCAATTGCCGGGTTTTCGCTTGGTGCGTGGACGGGGTTTTTGGCGGCCTCGGTTGATGAGAGGGTTGACGCATCTGTTATCATTGGCATGCCTTTCCTGCTGCCTGCAAAAGGGCAAAGCACCCATTTTATATCGCAATTTGAATATGTTGTGGGATTGCAGGGAAAGCCGATGCTGTTGATTGCGGGGTCCAAGGATCACTTTTACACCAAAGATGTTGTCGACATGCTGGAGCAAAAGCTATCGCCAAGCGGAGCCGTGAAATGGCTTGAAAGTGGTCATGATTTCCCTCGTTCAACGGCTGCGCTTACGCTTGAGTTCTTGAACGGCGCTTACTGA
- a CDS encoding RidA family protein: MRQRVFTGSPMEKTAGYSRAIACGAFAHVAGTTGYDYETMQMPVSVTEQTQNTIETIQRALEELGFTLNDVVRATYYATSRDYVDNIFAVVGSVFVDVRPAATLIVCDLADPAMKVEIEVTAQKR, encoded by the coding sequence ATGAGACAACGCGTTTTTACCGGCTCGCCCATGGAGAAGACGGCGGGCTATTCTCGCGCAATTGCCTGCGGTGCGTTTGCACATGTCGCCGGAACCACCGGGTATGACTATGAAACCATGCAGATGCCTGTTTCGGTAACCGAGCAGACACAAAACACAATCGAGACAATTCAGCGTGCGCTGGAAGAGCTGGGCTTCACGCTTAACGATGTGGTGCGGGCCACTTATTATGCAACCAGCCGCGATTATGTTGACAACATTTTCGCAGTCGTCGGGAGCGTTTTTGTCGATGTTCGGCCTGCGGCCACTTTGATTGTTTGCGATTTGGCTGATCCGGCAATGAAAGTCGAGATTGAGGTGACTGCGCAGAAGCGTTGA